One region of Bradyrhizobium betae genomic DNA includes:
- the guaB gene encoding IMP dehydrogenase yields the protein MATVQQGIREAFTFDDVLLKPGLSDVMPGEVDIRSRVTRVIPLNIPIMASAMDTVTEARMAIAMAQAGGLGVIHRNFDPEGQAAQVRQVKRFESGMVVNPLTISPEATLDDALKLMSDHGISGIPVVTGAGKNTPGKLVGILTNRDVRFATDRRQKVSELMTHEGLVTVRENVSQDEARRMLHQHRIEKLLVVDEQYRCVGLVTVKDMEKAVAHPLACKDAQGRLRVAAATTVGDTGFERTERLIDAGVDLIVVDTAHGHSRHVLHAVNRIKRLSNSVQVVAGNVATTEGAQALIDAGADCIKVGIGPGSICTTRIVAGVGVPQLTAIMDAVEAAKKADIPVIADGGIKFSGDLAKALAAGADIAMVGSLLAGTDETPGEVFLWQGRSYKAYRGMGSVGAMARGSADRYFQQDIKDTLKLVPEGIEGQVPYKGAVGHVMHQLAGGLRAAMGYVGAKDMKELHEKANFVRITGAGLRESHVHDVTITRESPNYPGGG from the coding sequence ATGGCCACGGTGCAACAAGGCATTCGCGAAGCCTTTACGTTCGACGACGTGCTGTTGAAGCCGGGCCTGTCGGACGTCATGCCGGGCGAGGTCGACATCCGCTCCCGCGTCACCCGCGTCATTCCGCTCAACATTCCGATCATGGCCTCCGCCATGGACACGGTCACCGAAGCCCGCATGGCGATCGCCATGGCGCAGGCCGGCGGCCTCGGCGTCATCCACCGCAATTTCGATCCCGAAGGGCAGGCCGCCCAGGTGCGGCAGGTCAAGCGCTTCGAGTCGGGCATGGTGGTGAACCCGCTCACCATCAGCCCCGAGGCGACGCTCGACGACGCGCTCAAGCTGATGAGCGACCACGGCATCTCCGGCATTCCCGTCGTCACCGGCGCCGGCAAGAATACGCCCGGCAAGCTGGTCGGCATCCTCACCAACCGCGACGTGCGCTTTGCCACCGACCGCCGGCAAAAAGTCTCCGAGCTGATGACGCATGAAGGCCTCGTCACGGTGCGCGAGAATGTCAGCCAGGACGAGGCGCGGCGGATGCTGCACCAGCATCGCATCGAGAAGCTGCTCGTCGTCGACGAGCAGTATCGTTGCGTCGGCCTCGTCACGGTGAAGGACATGGAGAAGGCGGTCGCCCATCCGCTCGCCTGCAAGGACGCGCAGGGCCGCCTGCGCGTTGCCGCCGCCACCACCGTCGGCGACACCGGCTTCGAGCGCACCGAGCGGCTGATCGATGCCGGCGTCGACCTCATCGTCGTCGACACCGCGCACGGCCATTCCCGCCACGTGCTGCATGCGGTCAACCGCATCAAGCGTCTGTCCAACTCGGTGCAGGTCGTGGCCGGCAACGTCGCCACCACCGAGGGCGCGCAGGCGCTGATCGATGCGGGCGCGGACTGCATCAAGGTCGGCATCGGCCCCGGCTCGATCTGCACCACGCGCATCGTCGCCGGCGTCGGCGTGCCGCAGCTCACCGCGATCATGGATGCGGTGGAAGCCGCGAAGAAGGCCGACATCCCCGTCATCGCCGACGGCGGCATCAAGTTTTCGGGCGACCTGGCCAAGGCGCTTGCCGCCGGCGCCGACATCGCGATGGTGGGCTCGCTGCTGGCGGGCACCGACGAGACGCCCGGCGAGGTCTTTCTGTGGCAGGGCCGGTCCTACAAGGCGTATCGCGGCATGGGCTCGGTCGGCGCGATGGCGCGCGGCTCGGCCGACCGCTACTTCCAGCAGGACATCAAGGACACGCTCAAGCTCGTGCCTGAAGGCATCGAGGGCCAGGTGCCCTACAAGGGCGCGGTCGGTCACGTCATGCACCAGCTCGCCGGCGGCCTGCGCGCCGCGATGGGCTATGTCGGCGCAAAGGACATGAAGGAGCTGCACGAGAAAGCGAACTTCGTCCGCATCACCGGTGCCGGCCTGCGCGAAAGCCACGTCCACGACGTGACCATCACGCGCGAGAGCCCGAACTATCCGGGCGGGGGTTAG
- a CDS encoding HNH endonuclease — MRLCALKSGQRHFAPYRTITVGARTQYVVKVSPEDYDFLMQWKWTYAVSHQGGGLVYARRSIRSGDENVTILMHRVIITERMGEERPSLKHFVDHDNGDSLDNRRINDRSRAQLAWLTAKENMAKRVGHICRPVIKPAFSPLSDIPF; from the coding sequence TTGCGCCTATGCGCCCTGAAGTCGGGGCAGCGCCATTTTGCTCCTTACCGCACCATCACGGTCGGCGCCCGGACGCAGTATGTCGTCAAGGTCTCACCTGAGGATTACGACTTCCTGATGCAGTGGAAGTGGACCTATGCCGTCAGCCACCAGGGCGGCGGCCTGGTCTACGCGCGCCGATCGATCCGGAGCGGGGATGAGAACGTCACGATCCTGATGCATCGGGTCATCATCACGGAGCGGATGGGCGAGGAGCGGCCAAGCCTGAAGCACTTCGTCGATCACGACAACGGCGATAGTCTCGACAACCGGCGCATCAATGATCGCAGTCGAGCTCAACTCGCCTGGCTGACTGCGAAGGAAAATATGGCGAAGCGGGTTGGTCACATCTGCCGGCCGGTCATCAAGCCGGCGTTCTCGCCGTTGTCGGACATCCCGTTCTAG
- a CDS encoding NADP-dependent oxidoreductase codes for MSQAKRIVLAARPVGEPKPSDFRTEEFAVPTPGQGEVLLRTIWLSLDPYMRGRMSDGPSYATPVPVGGVMEAGTVCEVAASNNPNFAKGDIVLSRAGWQTHAISDGKGLAKVDPKLAPISTAIGVLGMPGMTAYTGLLDIGKPQEGETVVVAGASGAVGSAVGQIAKIKGARAVGIAGGKDKCDYVVKELGFDACLDHRDPDLAAKLKDACPKGIDVYFENVGGAVFEAVFPLLNPFARIPVCGLIAHYNDTESKPPKWAGAMMRTILTKRLNFRGFIVSDFASRHGDFLRDMSGWVRDGKVKYKEFVTEGLDSAPGAFIGLLKGANFGKQLVRVGPDKA; via the coding sequence ATGTCCCAGGCAAAACGTATCGTTCTCGCCGCGCGTCCCGTCGGCGAACCAAAACCGTCCGATTTCCGCACTGAGGAATTCGCTGTTCCGACGCCGGGGCAGGGCGAAGTCCTGCTGCGCACGATCTGGCTGTCGCTGGATCCGTACATGCGCGGGCGCATGAGCGACGGTCCGTCCTACGCGACGCCGGTGCCGGTCGGCGGTGTGATGGAAGCCGGTACGGTCTGCGAAGTCGCTGCGTCCAACAATCCGAACTTCGCCAAGGGCGACATCGTGCTCTCGCGCGCGGGCTGGCAGACCCATGCGATCTCGGACGGCAAGGGGCTCGCCAAGGTCGATCCGAAACTCGCGCCGATCTCGACCGCCATCGGCGTGCTCGGCATGCCCGGCATGACGGCGTACACAGGCCTGCTCGACATCGGCAAGCCGCAGGAAGGCGAGACCGTCGTCGTTGCCGGCGCCTCCGGTGCGGTCGGCTCGGCCGTCGGCCAGATCGCGAAGATCAAGGGCGCACGCGCGGTCGGCATCGCCGGCGGCAAGGACAAGTGCGACTACGTGGTCAAGGAGCTCGGCTTCGACGCTTGCCTCGACCATCGCGATCCCGATCTCGCCGCGAAGCTGAAGGACGCCTGCCCGAAAGGCATCGACGTCTATTTCGAGAATGTCGGCGGTGCCGTGTTCGAGGCGGTGTTCCCGCTGCTCAATCCGTTTGCGCGCATTCCGGTCTGCGGCCTGATCGCCCATTACAACGACACCGAGTCCAAGCCGCCGAAATGGGCCGGCGCGATGATGCGTACGATCCTGACCAAGCGGCTGAACTTCCGCGGCTTCATCGTCTCCGATTTCGCCTCGCGCCATGGCGACTTCCTGCGCGACATGTCGGGCTGGGTCCGCGACGGCAAGGTCAAGTACAAGGAGTTCGTTACCGAGGGCCTGGACAGTGCGCCCGGCGCCTTCATCGGGCTCCTGAAGGGCGCGAATTTCGGCAAGCAGCTGGTGCGGGTCGGGCCGGACAAGGCTTAG
- a CDS encoding RlmE family RNA methyltransferase: protein MAKDTTGRLHVQVKTGGKRKLSSKLWLERQLNDPYVVKAKAMGYRSRAAFKLLEIDDKYRLLKPGMAVVDLGAAPGGWSQIAAKRVGSVDGKGKVVAIDLLEIPEIAGVEFAQLDFMDNDAPDKLKAMLDGGADIVMSDMAANTTGHRKTDQLRIVGLIETAAAFACDVLKPGGTFLAKAFQSGADAELLAQLKRDFAVVRHVKPAASRADSSERYVLATGFRGR from the coding sequence ATGGCCAAGGACACCACCGGCCGCTTGCACGTTCAGGTCAAGACCGGCGGCAAGCGCAAATTGTCGTCGAAGCTGTGGCTGGAGCGGCAGCTCAACGATCCCTATGTCGTCAAGGCGAAGGCGATGGGTTACCGTTCGCGCGCGGCGTTCAAGCTGCTCGAGATCGACGACAAATATCGCCTGCTCAAGCCCGGCATGGCGGTGGTCGACCTCGGCGCGGCGCCAGGCGGCTGGAGCCAGATTGCGGCCAAGCGCGTCGGCTCGGTCGACGGCAAGGGCAAGGTCGTCGCCATCGATCTGTTGGAAATCCCCGAGATTGCCGGCGTCGAGTTCGCACAGCTCGATTTCATGGACAATGACGCGCCGGACAAGCTCAAGGCCATGCTCGACGGCGGCGCCGACATCGTGATGTCCGACATGGCCGCCAACACCACCGGCCACCGCAAGACCGACCAGCTCCGCATCGTCGGCCTGATCGAGACCGCCGCGGCGTTTGCCTGCGACGTGCTCAAGCCCGGCGGGACGTTCCTGGCCAAGGCGTTCCAGAGCGGCGCCGATGCCGAGCTGCTCGCCCAGCTCAAGCGCGATTTCGCGGTCGTGCGCCACGTCAAGCCCGCCGCGAGCCGGGCGGATTCGTCGGAGCGCTATGTGCTCGCGACGGGATTTCGCGGGCGATGA
- a CDS encoding DHA2 family efflux MFS transporter permease subunit produces the protein MVDKQRVIPLIVATALFMENMDSTVIATSLPAIAADIGTSPLTLKLAITSYLLSLAVFIPASGWTADRFGARMVFAIAVGVFMVGSVGCALSTSVTDFVFARILQGMGGAMMTPVGRLVLLRSVDKSALVNAMAWVTVPALIGPVIGPPLGGFITTYASWHWIFLINIPIGLLGIFMALKFIDPIKSEEREPFDLYGMVLAGLGLAGIAFGLSVAGLNLLPWSTVAALVIGGSISMTLYVIHARRTGSPVLDFSLLNLPTLRAAVLGGFLFRLGIGALPFLLPLLMQIGFGLSPFKSGLVTFGSSLGAMGMKALAARIIRTFGFRNLMTVNAIVSAVFLGVCALFTVTTPLLIIMVILVVGGFFRSLEFTAINTVAYAEVETAQMSRATTLVSVNQQLAVSAGVAVGAASVETTMWLSHVSELNANVFAPAFVVVALTSAASSWFFWQMPADAGHEISGRKVGDISSRKGAAKSAANAAVKTATEDTQDVRDQRLG, from the coding sequence ATGGTCGACAAGCAACGCGTCATTCCGCTGATCGTGGCCACTGCTCTCTTCATGGAGAACATGGATTCGACGGTGATCGCCACCTCGCTGCCGGCGATCGCCGCCGACATCGGCACCAGCCCGCTGACCCTGAAGCTCGCGATCACCTCCTACCTGCTGTCGCTGGCGGTGTTCATTCCGGCGAGCGGCTGGACCGCCGACCGGTTCGGCGCGCGGATGGTGTTCGCGATCGCGGTCGGCGTGTTCATGGTCGGCTCGGTCGGCTGTGCGCTCTCGACCTCGGTCACCGATTTCGTATTCGCGCGCATCCTGCAGGGCATGGGCGGGGCGATGATGACGCCGGTCGGACGCCTCGTGCTGCTGCGCTCGGTCGACAAGAGCGCGCTGGTCAATGCCATGGCCTGGGTGACGGTCCCCGCCCTGATCGGTCCGGTGATCGGCCCGCCGCTCGGCGGCTTCATCACCACCTACGCGTCGTGGCACTGGATCTTCCTGATCAACATCCCGATCGGGCTGCTCGGCATCTTCATGGCGCTGAAGTTCATCGATCCGATCAAGAGCGAGGAACGCGAGCCGTTCGATCTCTACGGCATGGTGCTCGCCGGGCTCGGTCTTGCCGGCATCGCATTCGGCCTGTCGGTGGCCGGCCTCAACCTGCTCCCCTGGAGCACGGTCGCAGCGCTGGTCATCGGCGGCTCGATCTCGATGACGCTCTACGTCATTCATGCCCGGCGGACCGGATCGCCGGTGCTGGATTTTTCGCTGCTGAACCTGCCGACGCTGCGCGCGGCCGTGCTCGGAGGCTTCCTGTTCCGCCTCGGCATCGGCGCGCTGCCGTTCCTGCTGCCACTGCTGATGCAGATCGGCTTCGGGCTGTCGCCGTTCAAGTCGGGCCTCGTCACGTTTGGCTCCTCGCTCGGCGCCATGGGCATGAAGGCGCTGGCGGCACGCATCATCCGCACCTTCGGCTTCCGCAATCTGATGACGGTGAATGCGATCGTCAGCGCCGTCTTCCTCGGCGTCTGCGCACTGTTCACCGTGACGACGCCGCTGCTCATCATCATGGTGATCCTTGTGGTCGGCGGCTTCTTCCGCTCGCTGGAGTTCACCGCGATCAACACGGTGGCCTATGCCGAGGTCGAGACCGCGCAGATGAGCCGCGCCACCACGCTGGTCAGCGTCAACCAGCAACTCGCGGTTTCCGCCGGCGTCGCCGTCGGCGCGGCCTCGGTCGAGACGACGATGTGGCTCAGCCATGTCAGCGAGCTCAACGCCAATGTGTTCGCGCCCGCCTTCGTCGTGGTGGCGCTGACCTCGGCGGCATCGAGCTGGTTCTTCTGGCAGATGCCCGCGGACGCCGGCCACGAGATCTCCGGCCGCAAGGTGGGAGATATTTCCAGCCGCAAGGGCGCCGCCAAGAGCGCGGCGAATGCCGCCGTCAAGACCGCGACGGAGGACACCCAGGACGTGCGGGATCAGCGGTTGGGCTAG
- a CDS encoding Ppx/GppA phosphatase family protein translates to MNDHTRLRDGHAPHGELEGSMAAVALAPEPAVAAQAPGTGVYAALDLGTNNCRLLIASPTSDGFRVVDSFSRIIRLGEGVSATGCISEAAIERAISALSICRDKINLRKARRLRLIATEACRAASNAEGFRSRVAAETGIELEVIDRETEAALAVLGCSPLIDPRGRGAILFDIGGGSTELVRIERDPENPEPRIKAWMSIPLGVVTLAEQFGGRDVTPEIYAAMEQEVASHVAPFAEQHGGDLADMHLLGTSGTVTTLAGIHLNLVRYDRRRIDSVWMSDTDITATISKLLGMSYDERAGNSCISVERADLVLAGCAILDAIRRAFPLPRLRVADRGLREGMLVEMMREDGALRSW, encoded by the coding sequence ATGAATGACCACACGCGGCTCCGCGACGGCCATGCGCCGCACGGTGAGCTCGAGGGGTCGATGGCGGCGGTGGCGTTGGCCCCCGAACCGGCTGTCGCCGCGCAAGCGCCGGGAACCGGCGTCTACGCGGCGCTGGACCTCGGCACCAACAATTGCAGGCTCCTGATCGCCTCTCCGACCAGCGACGGCTTTCGCGTGGTCGATTCCTTCTCGCGCATCATCCGGCTCGGCGAGGGCGTCTCGGCAACCGGGTGCATCAGCGAGGCCGCGATCGAGCGCGCCATTTCCGCGCTCAGCATCTGCCGCGACAAGATCAACCTACGGAAAGCGCGGCGGCTGCGGCTGATCGCGACCGAAGCCTGCCGCGCGGCCTCGAACGCGGAAGGTTTCCGCAGCCGCGTCGCGGCCGAGACCGGCATCGAGCTCGAGGTGATCGACCGCGAGACCGAGGCGGCGCTCGCCGTGCTCGGTTGCTCGCCGCTGATCGATCCCAGGGGCAGAGGCGCGATCCTGTTCGACATCGGCGGCGGCTCGACCGAGCTCGTGCGGATCGAGCGTGATCCGGAGAATCCGGAGCCGCGCATCAAGGCGTGGATGTCGATTCCGCTCGGCGTGGTCACGCTCGCCGAGCAGTTCGGCGGCCGCGACGTGACACCCGAGATCTATGCCGCGATGGAGCAGGAGGTCGCGAGCCACGTCGCGCCGTTTGCCGAACAGCACGGCGGCGATCTCGCCGACATGCACCTGCTCGGCACCTCCGGCACCGTGACGACGCTCGCCGGCATCCATCTCAATCTCGTGCGCTATGATCGCCGCCGCATCGACAGCGTGTGGATGAGCGATACCGACATCACGGCGACCATCAGCAAGCTGCTCGGCATGAGCTACGATGAGCGCGCCGGCAACAGCTGCATCAGCGTCGAGCGCGCCGATCTCGTGCTCGCCGGCTGCGCCATCCTCGACGCGATCCGTCGCGCCTTCCCGCTGCCGCGCCTGCGCGTCGCCGACCGGGGCCTGCGCGAGGGCATGCTGGTCGAGATGATGCGCGAGGACGGCGCGCTCAGGAGCTGGTGA